Sequence from the Coriobacteriia bacterium genome:
CGAGGTCACCGCGGATGTCGGCTGCGGCAAGCGGGTCAGCTCCCACGTAGAAGGTCCGCATCCCCACATCCGCGGCCGGCAGGTCGAGCGTCTTGTCGTCGCCCACCATCATGCACTCGGAGGTCGGCACGCCGAGCAGTCCGGCCGTCTGGCGGTAGTAGTCCGCGTGCGGCTTGCAGGCGCACATCTCCTCGTATGTCGTGATCGCTCCGAATTCGAGGTCGTCGAGGCCCGCCCATGCGAGGCGGTGCCGCACAGCTTCGCGCGGGAAGATCGGGTTCGTGGCGATTGCGACGCGCAACCCGAGTTCGAGCGCGGTCGTCACGGCGCGCCTGGCTCCTTTGGCCGGCCCCGAGGTGCCGGCGAGCGTTGGGAAGACATCGCGGTAGAAGCGCTCGTAGACGTGCCAGTGCTCGTTGAGGTCCACGCCGGTCTGGTCGAGCAGCGATTCGTAGAAGACGTCACGGTTCACGCGGCCGGGGTGGGGCTCCATCATCTGGCCGACCGCGTGGTGAAGGCTCGCCATGAACTCCCCGGCCGGCTGGCCGAAGGCAAGCGGCGCTGACGCTTCGTCGAGTGCGGCAAAGTAGCGCTTGAGGAACCCGCCGAGGTCGAGGTCGAGCAGAGTCCCGTCCAAGTCGAAGAGGATTGCGCGCACGTGTGACCGTTTCTGTCGGAGCAGTGACGCGGGGAATGATAGCACGGCACATCTCATGCGCCCGAGGTGCGGCGCCGACATGGACTGTCGCCATCCATCATGTTTCACTGTAGGAGTCCTTGAACCGTGCCGATGAGTGGGAACATGGGAACGACAGCCGCCAGAGAACTGATCATCGCGCATCTTCGCAGAGACCCGGTCTTCTCCGATCTGGAGGACCAGGACCTGGATGCGCTTGTCGGCGTCATGGGTCATCGTGAGTACCCGAAGGGCGCTTTCATCATCACCAAGAACGATAAGAGCACGACCATGTATCTGCTGCTCTCCGGTCGCGTGAAGGTCTCCATCGCGTCTCCGGAGGGCAAGGAGCTCGCGTTGAGCTACCTCGATGCCCCGTCGTACTTCGGCGAGATGGGTGCGGTCGATGCCTCGCCGCGCACTGCCGATGTCATCGCGACCACAGACGTCGAAGTCCTGAGCATCGAGGCCAAAGACCTGGCCTACGTGTTCCGTATTCGCCCCGAACTTGCGATCGCGCTCGTCAGCACGCTGTCTCGCCGGCTGGGCGAGTTGATCGTCCGGCTTGAGGGGATGGCGTTCCACGATGCGACGCACCGCGTGATGCGCGTCTTGCTGAACGTGGCCACCGCCTCATACGAGTCGCGCGGCGTCCCTGTGATCGAGGGCCTCACGCACTACGAGATCGCCACGCTCGCGGGCACCTCGCGTGAGACCGCGAGTCGCGTCATCTCGAACCTCCAGCGCGATGGCGTGGTGGCGACCAAGGGCAGGAAGATCGTCATCGACCTGTTCGCTCTCCGCGACCTGGTGGAGCAGGACTAGCCATCAGGCACCTCTTGCAGGGCTGAACCGCCGCGCGGCGCGCGGGGTATGAACCTTCTCGTGACGTCCCTACGACGAGGAGGACCCATGAGGGAGTTCACGCTCGAGGATCTCAAGCAGTACAACGGTCGCGATGGCAATCCGGCGTACGTAGCGTACGAAGGCAACGTCTACGACGTGTCCGATAGCGCGATGTGGGACGACGGTGACCACATGGGCTCGCACGAAGCGGGCGCAGACCTCACCGCCGCGCACGACGATGCACCGCACGACGTGCACATCGTCGACTTCCCGCAGGTGGGCACGCTCGTTTAGACGCGCTCGAGCAACGCGACCGTTTCCAGGTGGTACGTCTGGGGGAAGAGGTCGACAGGCACGAACCGGGTCGCGTGATAGCCTGTCCCGACGAGTGCGGCCACGTCCCTGGCGAGCGTCGCCGGATCGCACGAGACATAGACGATCCGAGGTATGCGGGCGCCGATGAGCGCCCGCATCGCTTTGTCGGAGATGCCCGAACGGGGAGGGTCGATCAGCGCCGCGTCCAGATGCCCGATGTCCGGCAGGGCGTACGCGGCATCACCGGGGACGATATCTGCGTCGAGGTCCGCCTGCGCGAGGTTCTCCCGCAGGTCGCCGAGCGCATATCGCGAGGCCTCGACGGCCACGACCTCTCCGGCCGATCGGGCGAGCGGCAGCGTGAAGGTCCCGACGCCGGCGTAGAGGTCGGCTACGCGCATCGTGCCGTCCACTTCCAGCAGGCCGACGGCAGTGTCCCGAAGCGCGATCGCAGCAGCGGTGTTCACCTGGAAGAAGGAGGGCGACGAGACGGCGAACCGGTCATCGCCGAGTTTCTCGTGCCAGACCCCTGTGCCTGCGAGGACTTCCACTTGCGAGACGTCCCGGCGCTCTGCATCGCGCATGATCGTGCGCGTGAACGTTCGGGCGCCGGTGGACTCGGTGATCACGCGAGCCGCAGCCGCCCGCGGGAAAGGGCCCGGCCGCGTCCACACATCCACGGCGATCTCACCCGAGGCCGAGACCCGCACCGATGCGCGGAGGATTCCCTCGGCACCACGCGATCCGAGGAAGCGAAGCGCGCCGGTGAGTGATCGCGGCAGCCGTGATGCACGCTTCGGCAGGAGGGGGCATGCGTCGATCGCGAGCAGCTCATTTGTGTGCGCCTTAAGGAACCCGAGCGCGCGCGAGCCGTCTTCGGCGGCCGTGAGCTCGACTTTGTTGCGATAGCCGTAGGCTGACGGCGACGCAACGGTTTCTGCGACATCGGGTGAGTCGAGCTTGCCGATGCGCGTGAGGGCGTCGATGAGGGTCTGCCGCTTGGCCGCAGCTTGCGCACTGTAGGAGATGTGCTGCCACTGGCAGCCGCCGCAGGCGCCGAAGTACGGGCACGCGGGAGTCGTCCGATCAGGCGAGGCGACCTCGATCGCGTCGATCGTGGCGCGCGCCCAGCGCCCGTGATCCTCGGTCACAGTTATGGTGAGCTCGTCTCCGGGGCAGGAGTACGGCACGAACACCGTCCGCCCGTCGGGAAGCCTGCTCACCCCGTCACCGCCGTGTGCTAGGCTCTGTATGGTGATCCGCGCCTGATCCATGCTGTCCTTTCGCCGTCACCGCCCATCATAGCGGCCTGAGGCGGGGCTGCGTGTTCAGAGTGGGGGCGA
This genomic interval carries:
- a CDS encoding HAD family hydrolase; protein product: MRAILFDLDGTLLDLDLGGFLKRYFAALDEASAPLAFGQPAGEFMASLHHAVGQMMEPHPGRVNRDVFYESLLDQTGVDLNEHWHVYERFYRDVFPTLAGTSGPAKGARRAVTTALELGLRVAIATNPIFPREAVRHRLAWAGLDDLEFGAITTYEEMCACKPHADYYRQTAGLLGVPTSECMMVGDDKTLDLPAADVGMRTFYVGADPLAAADIRGDLDELADLLPRIV
- a CDS encoding Crp/Fnr family transcriptional regulator — translated: MSGNMGTTAARELIIAHLRRDPVFSDLEDQDLDALVGVMGHREYPKGAFIITKNDKSTTMYLLLSGRVKVSIASPEGKELALSYLDAPSYFGEMGAVDASPRTADVIATTDVEVLSIEAKDLAYVFRIRPELAIALVSTLSRRLGELIVRLEGMAFHDATHRVMRVLLNVATASYESRGVPVIEGLTHYEIATLAGTSRETASRVISNLQRDGVVATKGRKIVIDLFALRDLVEQD
- a CDS encoding cytochrome b5 domain-containing protein; the protein is MREFTLEDLKQYNGRDGNPAYVAYEGNVYDVSDSAMWDDGDHMGSHEAGADLTAAHDDAPHDVHIVDFPQVGTLV
- the rlmD gene encoding 23S rRNA (uracil(1939)-C(5))-methyltransferase RlmD produces the protein MDQARITIQSLAHGGDGVSRLPDGRTVFVPYSCPGDELTITVTEDHGRWARATIDAIEVASPDRTTPACPYFGACGGCQWQHISYSAQAAAKRQTLIDALTRIGKLDSPDVAETVASPSAYGYRNKVELTAAEDGSRALGFLKAHTNELLAIDACPLLPKRASRLPRSLTGALRFLGSRGAEGILRASVRVSASGEIAVDVWTRPGPFPRAAAARVITESTGARTFTRTIMRDAERRDVSQVEVLAGTGVWHEKLGDDRFAVSSPSFFQVNTAAAIALRDTAVGLLEVDGTMRVADLYAGVGTFTLPLARSAGEVVAVEASRYALGDLRENLAQADLDADIVPGDAAYALPDIGHLDAALIDPPRSGISDKAMRALIGARIPRIVYVSCDPATLARDVAALVGTGYHATRFVPVDLFPQTYHLETVALLERV